The Marinobacter subterrani genome has a segment encoding these proteins:
- a CDS encoding flagellin: protein MPQVINTNIASLNAQRNLERSQSEANVALERLSSGLRINSAKDDAAGLAISTRFESQIQGLNVATRNSNDGISLAQTTEGALAEVISNLQRIRELSIQSANATNSSSDRIALDQEVQQRVAEIDRIAKQTTFNGLKVLDGSFGIQSFQVGANAGDTIDVNLSNGSTAEDIGKIAIASGLTVPATGGGTFSVEVGSNDPVTVEIASGASAAGVATAVNDANIQGVALATASNEQTLAFNDVPDSAATGGGQYTVTIKIGDEDPVTVAVPVSSGGAVTKGNVAAALEDANIQNLEVSETTGGLKFTVRGGEDLVITEGGTGVSGVAGSGVGFSEAVIGTSGTPLKGDIKIQALEAFTINDTNGLLGASGSTDYLTTGNLEGVSIKTVEGANDAIIRVDSSLTFINALRSELGAVQNRFESTIANLSTTSENLSAANSRIKDADFAKETAELARTQVLQQAGLSVLAQANARPQQVLQLLQG, encoded by the coding sequence ATGCCTCAGGTAATCAACACGAACATTGCTTCACTGAACGCCCAGCGCAACCTCGAACGCTCTCAAAGCGAAGCGAACGTGGCGCTGGAACGACTGTCCTCCGGTCTACGTATCAACTCTGCCAAAGATGATGCCGCAGGCCTGGCCATTTCGACCCGATTTGAATCACAGATTCAGGGCCTGAACGTCGCCACCCGGAATTCCAATGACGGCATCTCCCTGGCCCAGACCACCGAAGGTGCGCTGGCGGAAGTCATTTCCAATCTGCAGCGCATTCGGGAACTGTCCATACAGTCTGCCAACGCCACTAACAGTTCGTCCGACCGGATTGCCCTCGACCAGGAGGTGCAGCAGAGAGTTGCTGAGATTGATCGTATCGCCAAGCAAACTACCTTCAACGGCCTCAAGGTGCTGGATGGCTCATTCGGGATCCAGAGTTTTCAGGTTGGCGCGAATGCCGGCGACACCATTGATGTGAACCTGTCCAATGGTTCAACAGCGGAGGACATCGGCAAGATCGCGATTGCCAGCGGCCTGACAGTACCGGCCACAGGGGGAGGCACCTTCTCGGTTGAAGTGGGCTCTAACGATCCCGTGACGGTTGAGATCGCCTCCGGCGCATCGGCCGCAGGCGTCGCCACGGCGGTGAACGACGCAAATATACAGGGCGTGGCACTGGCAACAGCTTCCAATGAACAGACCCTCGCCTTCAACGACGTCCCGGACAGCGCGGCTACCGGCGGCGGTCAATATACCGTCACCATTAAAATAGGCGACGAAGACCCGGTGACCGTTGCCGTGCCCGTGAGTTCCGGAGGCGCAGTCACCAAAGGCAACGTTGCTGCGGCGTTAGAAGACGCCAACATCCAGAACCTTGAAGTGTCCGAAACCACCGGCGGCCTTAAATTTACCGTTCGAGGCGGCGAAGACCTCGTGATTACCGAAGGTGGAACCGGAGTATCTGGCGTAGCTGGATCTGGCGTAGGCTTCAGTGAAGCAGTCATCGGAACCTCGGGGACGCCGCTGAAAGGGGATATCAAGATCCAGGCCCTGGAAGCCTTCACCATCAACGACACCAATGGTCTTCTTGGCGCCTCAGGCTCGACGGACTATTTGACGACAGGCAACCTTGAAGGCGTGAGCATTAAAACCGTTGAAGGCGCCAACGACGCCATCATCCGGGTTGATTCCTCACTCACCTTCATTAACGCACTGCGCAGTGAACTCGGTGCGGTTCAGAACCGGTTCGAGTCGACCATCGCCAACCTCTCTACCACCAGCGAGAACCTCAGCGCTGCCAACAGCCGGATCAAGGACGCGGATTTCGCCAAAGAAACGGCGGAGCTGGCCCGCACACAGGTGCTCCAGCAGGCAGGCCTGTCGGTGCTCGCACAGGCCAATGCGCGGCCCCAGCAGGTGTTACAGTTGCTGCAGGGCTAA
- the fliD gene encoding flagellar filament capping protein FliD, producing MAGISSLGIGSGVLSSDLVDQLVAAERKPAEDRLTLETQKSEALLSAYGKLRSAVTELRLPMRQLSAADNLTAYSATSSNESVEVSLDNSKAGRGSYTVEVLTLAQAQSLASGTFADKDATTVGTGSITLKSGDSSKTITIDGTNNTLQGLANEINESGMGVTAGVIDTGNGYRLVMSSEETGTANAVSLTVNDDDGNNTDAVGLSQFAFNGTTSNLTETVAAKDSQVRINGIEISRSSNNIENVIDGLSFEVKEEGVTSVIKVERDLGAVADRVQSFVDKFNALQGTIDSLAGYDAEAGRGGILNGDSTVRGIQNQLRNLLTRVVPGLENASVRTLADVGISTNPDTGGLELDRAKFEEKLAQNPDDVTALFAEQGRASDSQIEFVRSGTGTVPGSYDINITRAATQGSLSGVAPVGSNVSITTANDEITFEVNGGTSVSITLDAGTYATPQDLVDQIQAKFNDSGALKAAGTSVAVDLDSTGALRFTSEKFGDSSNVSITSVEDGSVYGLAVSTGTAGQDVAGTIDGKLAEGDGQVLFLGSDRGDASGLQVRVTGTDTGSRGTITFIEGVAERTVNLVTGILSADGAIASRTESLNRSLEDIQQDRLDLEERLTSYRERLVSQFSAADSLIAQLNSTRDYITQQLAALAPQNNQKN from the coding sequence ATGGCCGGAATTTCATCATTAGGGATTGGCTCGGGAGTTCTGAGCTCCGATCTCGTGGACCAATTGGTGGCCGCAGAGCGCAAGCCTGCTGAGGACCGGCTCACGCTCGAAACGCAAAAAAGTGAAGCGTTGTTGTCCGCCTACGGAAAGTTACGCAGTGCGGTAACCGAGCTACGCCTTCCCATGCGCCAACTGAGCGCGGCCGACAACTTGACCGCCTATTCCGCGACATCCTCCAACGAAAGCGTCGAAGTGAGCCTGGATAACAGCAAAGCCGGGCGGGGCAGTTACACGGTGGAGGTACTCACCCTGGCCCAGGCACAGTCGCTTGCATCGGGTACCTTTGCCGACAAGGATGCCACCACGGTTGGCACCGGCAGTATTACTCTGAAGTCCGGGGACTCCAGTAAGACGATTACCATCGACGGCACCAATAACACGCTTCAGGGCCTGGCCAACGAAATCAATGAATCCGGTATGGGTGTGACCGCGGGTGTAATCGATACCGGCAATGGCTACCGGCTGGTGATGTCCTCCGAGGAAACCGGCACTGCCAATGCCGTCTCCCTGACGGTCAATGACGATGACGGCAACAACACCGACGCGGTGGGCCTGTCGCAGTTCGCCTTTAATGGCACCACCAGCAATCTGACCGAAACCGTTGCCGCCAAGGACTCCCAGGTCCGGATTAACGGTATCGAGATCTCCCGTTCTTCCAACAATATCGAAAACGTGATTGACGGGCTGAGCTTTGAGGTGAAGGAAGAGGGCGTGACGTCGGTTATCAAGGTTGAGCGGGACCTTGGCGCGGTGGCCGATCGTGTCCAGTCGTTTGTCGACAAGTTCAATGCGCTTCAGGGCACGATCGACAGCCTGGCGGGTTATGATGCGGAAGCGGGTCGGGGCGGGATTCTCAATGGTGATTCCACCGTACGCGGTATCCAGAACCAGTTACGCAATCTGCTGACCCGGGTGGTTCCGGGGCTTGAGAATGCCAGTGTCAGAACCCTGGCGGATGTCGGTATATCAACCAATCCGGACACCGGCGGCCTTGAGCTTGACAGGGCGAAATTTGAGGAGAAGCTGGCCCAGAATCCTGACGATGTGACCGCTTTGTTCGCGGAACAGGGGCGGGCTTCCGATAGCCAGATCGAATTCGTGCGCAGCGGCACCGGTACAGTTCCCGGCAGTTACGACATCAATATCACCCGTGCTGCGACCCAGGGTTCCCTTTCGGGTGTCGCACCGGTTGGCTCGAACGTTTCCATTACCACCGCCAATGATGAAATTACCTTTGAGGTTAACGGCGGTACGTCTGTTTCCATCACGCTGGATGCGGGGACCTATGCAACGCCCCAGGACCTGGTTGATCAGATTCAGGCCAAGTTCAATGATAGCGGCGCGCTGAAGGCCGCCGGTACGTCAGTGGCGGTAGATCTGGACAGCACCGGCGCCTTACGGTTTACCTCCGAGAAATTCGGTGACAGCTCAAATGTAAGCATTACCAGCGTTGAGGATGGTTCGGTCTATGGTCTGGCTGTATCGACTGGAACCGCCGGGCAGGACGTAGCGGGTACCATTGATGGGAAACTGGCCGAAGGTGATGGCCAGGTTCTGTTTCTGGGCTCAGACCGGGGTGATGCGTCCGGACTTCAGGTCAGGGTGACGGGTACGGACACCGGCAGCCGCGGCACGATCACTTTTATTGAAGGGGTGGCTGAACGGACGGTTAACCTGGTGACCGGCATCCTGAGTGCGGACGGTGCCATCGCCTCTCGCACGGAGAGCCTGAACCGATCCCTGGAGGATATTCAGCAGGACCGGCTGGATCTTGAAGAGCGGCTGACCTCTTACCGTGAACGCCTGGTTTCCCAGTTCAGCGCCGCGGATTCGCTGATCGCGCAATTGAACAGCACCCGGGATTACATCACGCAGCAGTTGGCCGCACTGGCCCCCCAGAACAACCAGAAGAACTGA
- a CDS encoding flagellin N-terminal helical domain-containing protein, with the protein MVLSVNTNVASINAQRQLQQSSALSAVALERLSSGLRINSARDDAAGLAISTRFESQISGLNVARRNANDGISLAQTAEGALQEVVSNLQRIRELSIQSANATNSPADRVALNDEVRQRLNEIDRIATQTAFNGLNVLDGSLGELSFQVGANAGEAIGITSLTGSRLQDLGAKAEVSATLFDGALAGGNPATLALGTFSNGFFGNGNDIYQLTFDDGNGNSLMVQANDTPFGSVTVAQMVAGFTGAGFGNDGSGVQSGYSLDLGASADLTEAITNGTLSILREDGTNFSTTEFDSGTAFFPGFSNTADTTDGVPSISDGLAEGDFAIQVGDAEAVDIVGDFATTADFVSAINAQVPGALAVLDPESSTVSVTSSEAIVLTGNLTDLVAAFDAAEASPAGSLEGVDITTVAGTQDSVIRVDNALTEINRLRSELGALQNRFESTIANLATSVENLSASNSRILDADFAAETARLSKAQVLQQAGISVLGQANARPQQVLSLLQ; encoded by the coding sequence ATGGTCTTGAGCGTCAACACCAATGTTGCATCAATAAACGCACAACGTCAGTTGCAACAATCATCCGCTCTGTCTGCGGTCGCGCTGGAACGGCTATCTTCAGGCCTGCGAATTAACTCTGCCCGTGATGACGCCGCCGGCCTGGCTATCTCGACCCGTTTTGAATCTCAGATATCAGGCCTGAACGTCGCCCGGCGAAACGCTAATGACGGTATTTCATTGGCGCAGACCGCTGAAGGTGCACTTCAGGAGGTCGTCAGCAACCTCCAGCGAATCCGGGAGCTGTCTATTCAGTCTGCCAATGCGACGAACAGTCCGGCCGACCGGGTAGCTCTGAATGATGAGGTGCGGCAACGACTCAATGAGATCGACCGGATTGCGACCCAGACGGCGTTTAACGGTTTGAATGTATTGGACGGCTCGCTCGGCGAGCTGAGTTTCCAAGTGGGTGCGAACGCTGGCGAGGCGATCGGAATCACCTCGCTCACGGGCAGTCGCCTGCAGGATCTGGGTGCAAAGGCTGAGGTCAGCGCTACGCTTTTTGATGGCGCTCTCGCTGGAGGGAACCCTGCCACACTTGCTCTGGGAACGTTTAGCAATGGATTTTTTGGTAATGGTAACGACATCTACCAACTGACGTTTGATGACGGAAACGGCAACTCGCTCATGGTTCAGGCCAACGACACCCCGTTCGGCAGCGTGACAGTTGCCCAAATGGTCGCGGGCTTTACCGGCGCGGGGTTTGGGAATGATGGAAGCGGTGTGCAGAGTGGGTACAGCCTCGATCTTGGCGCTTCGGCAGATCTGACGGAGGCCATTACTAATGGAACTTTGTCGATTTTGCGGGAGGATGGCACGAACTTCTCAACGACGGAATTCGACAGCGGTACAGCGTTTTTTCCAGGCTTTTCAAACACCGCTGATACGACTGATGGCGTTCCTTCCATTTCCGACGGCCTGGCCGAGGGCGATTTCGCCATACAGGTTGGCGATGCCGAGGCCGTTGACATTGTGGGAGACTTTGCAACAACGGCCGACTTTGTGTCGGCTATCAACGCCCAGGTGCCCGGAGCGCTTGCGGTGTTGGACCCAGAGAGCAGCACGGTGAGCGTGACCTCGAGTGAGGCCATTGTTCTGACCGGTAACCTGACGGATCTTGTGGCAGCGTTCGATGCGGCGGAAGCCAGCCCGGCGGGGTCGCTTGAAGGTGTTGATATAACAACTGTTGCAGGAACGCAGGATTCGGTGATTCGTGTAGACAATGCGCTGACCGAGATTAACAGGCTACGAAGTGAGTTGGGCGCGCTTCAGAATCGTTTCGAATCCACAATCGCCAACCTGGCGACCTCCGTCGAGAATCTGAGCGCCTCCAACAGCCGAATCCTGGATGCGGATTTCGCGGCAGAAACCGCCAGGCTTTCCAAGGCTCAGGTTTTGCAGCAGGCCGGTATATCGGTGCTGGGGCAGGCCAACGCGCGGCCGCAGCAGGTTTTGTCTCTGCTACAGTAA
- a CDS encoding flagellar protein FlaG, whose protein sequence is MNGVNLNSPDLKLVPTSEQVPARAISSSPAEGRNASAPVSSSVGPAATDKPASAAQNVSRAEELQKQNEARREDLDDAVSQLNDFVQSVQRDLQFEVDNELGQTVVKVVDQQTREVIRQIPDEVALRLAEKLQQDEPLTLFNIKV, encoded by the coding sequence ATGAATGGCGTTAACCTGAATAGCCCGGATCTGAAGCTGGTTCCAACCAGTGAGCAAGTACCGGCTCGGGCAATTTCGTCATCTCCGGCCGAAGGCAGGAATGCCTCCGCCCCGGTTTCTTCATCAGTGGGGCCCGCTGCGACTGATAAGCCGGCTTCCGCCGCTCAGAATGTTTCCAGGGCGGAAGAGCTTCAGAAACAGAATGAGGCGCGGCGGGAGGATCTGGATGATGCGGTGTCGCAACTGAACGATTTTGTCCAGAGTGTTCAGAGGGATCTTCAGTTCGAGGTGGATAACGAGCTGGGGCAGACGGTTGTAAAAGTAGTCGATCAGCAGACCCGGGAAGTGATTCGCCAGATTCCTGATGAAGTGGCTTTGCGGTTGGCGGAAAAATTGCAGCAGGATGAACCGCTGACGTTGTTTAACATAAAAGTCTAA
- a CDS encoding tetratricopeptide repeat protein, translating to MQAKHQVQVSQSQQAQVARLLLQANLAYGESNSNGLSHIQRLKARHECRDYLTGALVIEPHNAGALGLLGRVELDEGQLEKAHTLFNASLTHQPGQAQQYCNLGYWALKTERPALAEQYFLEALDCDRQSAAAFCGVAHSKRLQGQFDVAYLHYRKLLETGAEWESVYSGMLTCAQHLDVNKADSALARDAIALLQRDGLPHQELGRFVSAIIHQQYDLDNPDARIFLEAACEDELLILALQKTLMPNSAVEELVTLLRRAIIAEVAQAVELRDELQRLALAIAEYADRTGYALAAEDDEERLVSAINNSIQAQFALGEEQDGLIGSLMISAMYGALFQQSFAVQLGQWNLVDWPLALQPVLAASYYNRAEEEAIKQNFDEKSEELCLDKTEIPQAWPAWSQLAYRAESSLKTLMATELGLTTESLPATLRIMVCGAQSGQRAMELASYLDDVEVIAVDESLANIAKATRMANEMGMDNIVFWPWSIAQRFVADGHQVHWIEVGRLPSPAMTNLSLAALVNEATGSGAVVHMHTAIAEQTAGDKQIRKLVNDHKLRPTRQALRQLRRMVLTNRNDATWQELTADADFYSLGGCRDRWFRPQDTAQLKELMAMVSNEVEWKLVKARDEDGHSLATGPVQKQIQAEALGSEVQSLMGQNLSVYFLKRR from the coding sequence ATGCAAGCCAAGCATCAAGTTCAGGTATCCCAATCCCAACAGGCCCAGGTTGCCCGCCTGCTTCTGCAGGCCAATCTTGCCTACGGGGAGTCCAACAGCAATGGCCTCAGCCATATCCAGCGGCTGAAGGCGCGCCATGAATGCCGGGACTACCTGACCGGAGCGCTGGTTATTGAGCCACACAACGCCGGGGCTCTGGGGCTTCTGGGCCGGGTGGAATTGGACGAAGGTCAGCTTGAGAAAGCCCACACCCTGTTCAACGCCAGCCTCACCCATCAGCCGGGCCAGGCGCAGCAGTATTGCAACCTGGGCTACTGGGCTTTGAAAACCGAGCGGCCAGCGCTGGCGGAGCAGTATTTCCTTGAGGCCCTGGACTGCGACCGGCAATCCGCCGCCGCTTTCTGCGGTGTTGCCCACTCCAAGCGCTTGCAGGGGCAGTTCGATGTGGCCTACCTGCATTACCGCAAACTTCTGGAAACCGGTGCCGAATGGGAGTCCGTCTACAGCGGCATGCTGACCTGCGCCCAGCACCTGGACGTGAACAAGGCGGATTCTGCCCTGGCCCGGGATGCCATTGCCCTGCTCCAGCGGGATGGATTGCCGCATCAGGAGCTTGGCCGGTTTGTCAGTGCGATCATTCATCAACAGTACGATCTTGATAACCCGGATGCCCGGATTTTTCTGGAAGCTGCCTGCGAGGATGAACTGCTGATCCTGGCCCTCCAGAAAACCCTGATGCCCAATTCGGCCGTTGAGGAACTGGTCACCCTGCTGCGCCGGGCGATCATTGCCGAGGTGGCACAAGCCGTTGAACTGCGGGATGAGCTCCAGCGTCTGGCGCTGGCCATTGCAGAGTATGCCGACAGAACCGGCTATGCGCTGGCTGCCGAAGACGATGAAGAGCGACTGGTCTCTGCCATTAACAACAGCATCCAGGCCCAATTCGCTCTTGGCGAGGAACAGGATGGACTGATCGGCTCGCTGATGATCAGCGCCATGTACGGCGCCCTCTTCCAACAGAGTTTTGCCGTCCAGCTGGGCCAATGGAACCTGGTGGACTGGCCATTGGCGCTGCAGCCGGTTCTGGCCGCCAGCTATTACAATAGGGCCGAAGAGGAAGCCATCAAGCAGAATTTCGATGAGAAATCCGAGGAACTCTGCCTGGATAAGACCGAGATTCCCCAAGCCTGGCCGGCCTGGTCGCAGCTGGCCTATCGCGCCGAAAGCAGCCTGAAAACCCTGATGGCAACCGAACTGGGGCTGACCACCGAGAGCCTGCCGGCCACCCTGCGCATCATGGTCTGCGGCGCACAGTCCGGCCAGCGGGCGATGGAACTGGCCAGTTACCTGGACGATGTGGAAGTCATCGCGGTGGATGAATCCCTCGCCAACATCGCCAAAGCCACCCGCATGGCAAACGAAATGGGCATGGACAACATCGTGTTCTGGCCCTGGTCCATCGCCCAGCGTTTTGTGGCCGATGGCCACCAGGTGCACTGGATTGAAGTGGGCCGTCTACCCTCACCGGCCATGACCAACCTGTCACTGGCGGCACTGGTAAACGAAGCCACCGGGTCCGGCGCCGTGGTTCACATGCACACGGCCATTGCTGAACAGACGGCAGGGGACAAACAGATCCGCAAACTGGTCAACGACCACAAGCTCCGACCCACCCGCCAGGCCCTGCGCCAGCTACGTCGAATGGTTCTTACCAACCGGAACGATGCTACCTGGCAGGAACTGACCGCCGACGCCGACTTCTACAGCCTCGGCGGCTGCCGGGACCGGTGGTTCCGGCCCCAGGATACCGCCCAGCTGAAAGAGCTGATGGCGATGGTGAGCAACGAAGTGGAGTGGAAGCTGGTAAAAGCCCGGGATGAGGATGGCCACAGTTTGGCGACCGGCCCGGTTCAGAAGCAGATTCAGGCCGAGGCGCTGGGGAGTGAGGTGCAGAGTCTGATGGGCCAGAATCTGAGTGTTTATTTCCTGAAGCGGCGGTGA
- a CDS encoding motility associated factor glycosyltransferase family protein, with amino-acid sequence MRPDQQETAESFLRRKAKNLEFFKRRFPAIHKHYGNLLMKRVELVVSPVESDVDLQVEGRSLYQGRAKATGLREAEMFLADNEPYQKLKTFRPPSVSGYNYPRFASRSIRHCLEMLPDREKEFAGYPMGNFFPFIVFLGCGLGYQIEALVERADVVNALVFEPDEEKFAASLFTVDWESICDRFLSRKGYDIRFAIGVDATERNLKELLERNLNKRVPLHPAMTIYFNHQACNINRSIAEEIRKDLPTLFASWGNYDDEMKRLNNTAFNLRAGSKFLRNSVTGSFHKPVVIAGSGPSIDDRLPLIRECRDTITLVSAGTGLKALINNGVTPDFHVELDPDYLIYQLLNDIGRDKLKGITLIAVNEINALVPGLFDEVVLYAKRDNPAPKGFRLEQYAFEHCNPTCTNAAFAIFQQLGFRNFFLFGTDYGFKDRTKHHASGSVYGSRDESSEVSVLLNDLARKNFLEGKLIEVDAVDGGKIFTRSDYFTAMRSVENLLHWARERDDDIQVWNCADGAVISGAPWLAPDNFAGTIGRILDGAVSEPAPESVIAGLVEVHHDPELEQRLAKVGTFLSGRADNLRRILRSSLRGKKDVVRLMAPLIDASQIVETPKGFNVPQPEQYVAQHLLRGTLMHYMTVGLYHSMAAADDSGATVVAAHWSKAFAGFLEAVPAHYASVITDQSTGEGRRWLEMTIHDPETVVEG; translated from the coding sequence ATGCGCCCAGATCAACAAGAAACGGCTGAGTCATTTCTACGGCGAAAAGCAAAAAATCTCGAATTCTTTAAGCGGCGGTTTCCAGCCATACACAAGCATTACGGAAACCTGCTCATGAAGCGGGTGGAGCTGGTAGTGAGCCCGGTTGAATCGGATGTCGATCTGCAGGTTGAGGGCAGAAGCCTCTATCAGGGACGGGCGAAAGCGACGGGATTGCGTGAAGCCGAGATGTTCCTGGCGGACAATGAGCCCTATCAGAAGCTGAAGACCTTCCGCCCGCCAAGTGTTAGCGGTTACAACTACCCCCGCTTTGCCAGTCGCAGCATTCGCCACTGCCTGGAGATGCTGCCCGATCGCGAAAAGGAGTTTGCCGGCTACCCTATGGGCAATTTCTTTCCATTCATTGTGTTTCTCGGGTGCGGTCTCGGCTATCAGATCGAAGCCCTGGTAGAGCGCGCTGATGTGGTAAATGCCCTTGTCTTTGAACCGGATGAGGAGAAGTTCGCTGCCAGCCTGTTTACGGTGGACTGGGAGTCGATTTGCGATCGCTTTCTGTCCAGGAAGGGCTACGATATCCGGTTTGCGATCGGCGTGGATGCGACGGAGCGGAACCTCAAAGAGCTGCTAGAGCGTAACCTGAATAAACGGGTGCCACTGCATCCAGCCATGACTATTTACTTCAACCACCAGGCCTGCAACATCAACCGGAGCATTGCCGAGGAAATCCGCAAGGATCTGCCAACGCTGTTTGCCTCATGGGGCAACTATGACGATGAAATGAAGCGGCTGAACAACACCGCGTTCAATCTGCGTGCCGGCAGCAAGTTCCTCCGCAACTCCGTGACCGGCAGCTTTCACAAACCGGTCGTGATTGCCGGGAGCGGGCCGTCCATTGATGACCGGCTACCTCTGATTCGCGAGTGCCGAGATACCATCACCCTGGTATCGGCTGGTACCGGCCTGAAAGCCCTGATCAACAACGGGGTGACTCCGGATTTTCACGTGGAGCTGGACCCGGACTATCTGATCTATCAGTTGCTGAACGATATTGGCCGGGACAAGTTGAAGGGCATCACTCTGATTGCGGTGAATGAGATCAACGCGCTCGTGCCGGGGCTGTTTGATGAGGTGGTTCTCTACGCCAAGAGAGACAATCCGGCCCCCAAGGGGTTCCGGCTTGAACAGTATGCCTTCGAGCACTGTAACCCCACCTGCACCAACGCGGCTTTCGCCATTTTCCAGCAGCTTGGCTTCCGGAACTTCTTCCTGTTTGGGACCGACTACGGATTTAAAGACAGAACCAAACACCACGCATCCGGTTCGGTTTATGGCAGCCGGGACGAGAGTAGTGAAGTGTCGGTACTACTGAACGACTTGGCCCGGAAGAACTTTCTGGAAGGCAAACTCATTGAAGTGGATGCCGTTGACGGCGGCAAGATCTTCACACGCTCGGACTATTTCACCGCGATGCGCAGTGTCGAGAACTTGCTGCACTGGGCCCGGGAGCGAGATGACGACATTCAGGTCTGGAATTGTGCGGATGGGGCAGTCATATCGGGGGCCCCATGGCTTGCGCCTGACAATTTTGCCGGCACGATTGGCAGGATTCTGGATGGGGCCGTCAGTGAGCCGGCCCCCGAGAGCGTCATTGCCGGGCTGGTTGAGGTTCACCATGACCCTGAGTTGGAACAGCGCCTGGCTAAGGTCGGGACCTTCCTCTCTGGCCGCGCGGATAATCTCAGACGGATATTGCGTTCGTCACTGAGAGGGAAGAAGGATGTTGTACGATTGATGGCTCCGCTGATTGATGCCTCCCAGATAGTTGAAACGCCAAAAGGGTTCAATGTGCCTCAACCCGAACAGTATGTGGCTCAGCATTTGCTGCGTGGTACTCTGATGCATTACATGACAGTGGGGCTCTACCACTCCATGGCGGCCGCGGATGACTCAGGGGCGACTGTTGTTGCTGCTCATTGGAGCAAAGCCTTTGCCGGCTTTCTTGAAGCGGTGCCGGCGCACTATGCCAGCGTTATCACCGACCAGTCGACCGGTGAGGGCCGGCGATGGCTTGAGATGACCATCCACGATCCGGAGACTGTGGTTGAGGGATAA
- a CDS encoding flagellin N-terminal helical domain-containing protein, which produces MALGINTNVASISAQNQLNKSQQLSNQALERLSSGLRINSAKDDAAGLAISTRFQSQISGLNVATRNANDGISLAQTTEGALDEITNNLQRIRELAVQSANATNSASDRAALNDEVQQRIEEIDRISKQTAFNGLKVLDGSFGRQDFQVGANAGETIGIDLTQGTTKDSIGEIASTGDQAIGSGGGTFSIKVGSADAVDVTVASGASAKDVAEAIEAENINGLSLVSATNVKDLAFGAVDDAASTGGSTYSVTLQVGDADAVTVSVDIASSGTATKDQVADAINSAGIEGLSVETSSAGLKFTVADGENFSISEAAPSGAASGEGFASTVTASGTVQYGSVSINALESFSVTDASGVIGGTDNYGVSGNLGGVTVDTVDNANDAIQRVDSALKTVNSLRGELGAIQNRFESTIANLATSVENLSASNSRILDADFAAETAKLSKAQVLQQAGISVLAQANARPQQVLSLLQ; this is translated from the coding sequence ATGGCTCTCGGCATCAACACAAACGTGGCGTCAATTTCCGCCCAGAACCAGCTGAACAAGTCTCAGCAACTGTCCAATCAGGCGCTCGAGCGTCTGTCTTCCGGCTTACGTATCAACTCTGCAAAAGATGATGCCGCCGGCCTGGCAATTTCCACCCGCTTCCAGTCACAGATCTCCGGTCTGAATGTCGCCACCCGGAATGCCAATGACGGCATCTCCCTGGCCCAGACCACTGAAGGTGCCCTGGACGAAATCACCAATAACCTGCAGCGCATCCGTGAGCTCGCGGTTCAGTCCGCGAACGCTACCAACAGTGCGTCTGACCGCGCCGCCCTGAACGATGAGGTTCAGCAGCGCATCGAAGAAATCGACCGTATCTCCAAGCAGACTGCCTTTAACGGCCTCAAGGTTCTCGACGGCTCGTTTGGTCGTCAGGACTTCCAGGTGGGCGCGAATGCTGGCGAAACTATTGGCATCGACCTCACCCAGGGCACTACCAAGGACTCCATTGGCGAGATTGCCTCTACCGGTGACCAGGCTATAGGCTCCGGCGGTGGCACCTTTAGTATCAAGGTTGGTTCTGCTGATGCTGTTGATGTCACTGTCGCCTCTGGCGCAAGTGCCAAGGACGTTGCTGAGGCGATCGAGGCTGAAAATATCAATGGGCTGTCACTGGTATCGGCAACGAACGTTAAAGACCTGGCATTCGGTGCTGTTGATGATGCAGCCAGCACTGGTGGATCGACTTATAGTGTGACACTTCAGGTTGGCGATGCAGATGCAGTTACTGTTTCTGTTGATATCGCCTCCAGCGGCACTGCGACAAAAGATCAGGTAGCGGATGCGATCAACTCCGCGGGTATTGAAGGCCTGTCAGTCGAGACCAGTTCTGCCGGGCTTAAGTTCACTGTTGCCGACGGCGAGAATTTCTCGATCAGCGAAGCGGCACCTTCCGGGGCAGCAAGTGGCGAAGGCTTCGCGTCTACCGTCACAGCTAGTGGCACCGTCCAGTACGGCTCCGTAAGCATCAATGCCCTGGAATCATTCTCGGTCACTGACGCCAGCGGAGTGATTGGTGGAACTGATAACTACGGTGTCTCCGGCAACCTCGGCGGTGTGACTGTGGATACTGTCGATAACGCCAACGACGCGATTCAGCGGGTGGACTCCGCGCTCAAGACAGTAAACAGTCTGCGCGGCGAACTCGGTGCAATTCAGAACCGTTTTGAGTCTACCATCGCGAACCTGGCGACTTCTGTCGAGAATCTGAGCGCCTCCAACAGCCGTATCCTAGACGCGGACTTTGCGGCGGAAACCGCCAAGCTGTCCAAGGCTCAGGTACTGCAGCAGGCCGGTATCTCGGTGCTGGCCCAGGCCAACGCCCGTCCGCAGCAGGTTCTGTCCCTCCTGCAGTAA